From the genome of Uranotaenia lowii strain MFRU-FL chromosome 1, ASM2978415v1, whole genome shotgun sequence, one region includes:
- the LOC129750103 gene encoding uncharacterized protein LOC129750103 encodes MPGSGPVYQPTTVSYETRPGTGGGGSNGSGSGGAGGGLLAQTTAAASSMKMLRKPAAQWSVLVLGLISLAAGITMIASGSADYSDTEKHPEAHPDGEEFPQEEIDIGLIVAGVFVTILGFTLLGLYIKVADWRRHCVCPCALSKKKSLARQLQGSSGGQILALNPSTDPLVSHTQYAPVSEVPQRQEDEERRNLMPDSKDSCLSSAEESDRMLDPDPRIVLRPIGSAGHEDA; translated from the exons ATGCCCGGAAGTGGTCCGGTCTATCAACCGACGACGGTTTCCTATGAAACGCGGCCGGGAACCGGCGGAGGCGGAAGCAATGGAAGTGGATCCGGTGGGGCCGGCGGAGGATTGTTGGCCCAAACGACGGCTGCCGCCTCGTCGATGAAGATGCTCCGGAAACCGGCCGCCCAGTGGTCCGTGCTGGTTCTGGGATTGATATCGCTGGCCGCAG GCATAACCATGATCGCCAGCGGTTCAGCCGACTACTCGGACACCGAGAAACACCCGGAAGCGCACCCGGACGGTGAAGAATTCCCCCAGGAAGAAATCGACATCGGGCTGATCGTGGCCGGCGTCTTTGTCACCATCCTCGGGTTCACCTTGCTCG gTCTCTACATCAAGGTGGCCGACTGGCGCCGGCACTGCGTCTGCCCCTGTGCCCTGTCCAAGAAGAAGAGCCTGGCCCGGCAGCTGCAGGGTAGCAGCGGCGGCCAAATTCTGGCCCTGAATCCCAGCACCGATCCGCTGGTTTCGCACACCCAGTACGCTCCGGTTTCCGAGGTTCCGCAGCGGCAAGAGGACGAAGAACGCCGGAACCTGATGCCGGACAGCAAGGATTCCTGTCTGAGCAGTGCCGAAGAGTCGGACCGGATGTTGGATCCCGACCCGAGAATCGTGCTGCGACCGATTGGATCCGCTGGGCATGAGGATGCCTAG